CCCGAACGCAAACTTTATGGCAGAACTGTTTATTAAACTACAACTTGAACAAAGGTTATCAGCCTGTATTTTCTTATCAATGAAAGCGAAATCTGCGATGGGCGGGGAATGGAAAACAAATATGCAATCTTTAGTGCCGGAGTTTATCGTTGGGATTTATACTTTGCACCGCCAAACGAGAACCAGCCATGAGCCAGTGATAGCGTTTATCAGGGGAAATTAGCAAACAGTAGCTACATATGTGAACAGCAATGAGTGGAAAAGGTGTCTCCCACATAAATAGACATacggaatttaattaatttgcaataaCAACTTATGGGCGAGCCAACACCACCCACTTTGCACACATGACGAACGTCCCACAAAACTTGGAAGTTGGCAATCTGACGTGACTTTAAAGACAAGATAGCGGTTAGCGGAATAGTCGAACACATGCAAAATAGAGGTGAAACTATGTATATAACATGAAAGAAATTGGTAAATTGCTTTAAgtttcctaaaaaaaataaatacaaattaataataatatcaaaataacattaaatttctttgaattaaGTTAAAGCCTGTAAGTTAACTTTCTAAAAGGTTcgaattcattgtttttacaaatGTAAAGTAAAACCCCAATAGTATTGGTTATAACATTTCGTGCTTTATTGAGAATCCACTTTATACTTTATGGCGCTACAAAAAACTGTTTCAACATTCAAGCTAATCATTATCATGTAATATTGTCACCGGAATTGCCGACATTTAAATGCCCtaagtttgttttaaacttaacGTTGTATGTACACGCATGGTTCATCGTTCGTTGATCGTTTTTATGGCCGATTCACAGGCCAGTGCTCTTGTCCACGCCCAGGACATACTTGTTGTATCCCTGGTTGAGCTGTTCCAGCAGGATGAAGGTCAGCACGGTGTGTGGGCCCAGGCGGCAGTAGTACGGCGTGAATCCCTTCCACAAGGCGAAGACTCCCTCCTGACGGGCCACTCTCAGCAGGACGTCGGCGGTGCCCCGGTACTCCGGCTTGCCATCGACCATCTTCATGTTCTGGATACGGGTCTTGGCAATGTCCAGCGGCATGGAAGTGATGGTGGTCAGCAGACCACTCAACATGCTGGCGCAGAAGTGCAGCTTGATGCCCTCCTCCATTTGAAGGGGTCCGGTGCGGAAGTAGGTCTTGAACTGGGAGTAACTGGCCAGCTGGGTCATGTTGACCACCATGGCGCGACCCACAGTGGGCAGACTGCCCCTCCAGAGAGCTGTGAGGCCCTCCTCCCTGGTGATCCTGGCCAGGGCATTGGCCACATTCGTGTAGTTCCGCCTCTCGGCAACCGGTAGCCTGCCATCGGAGGTCATGCGCACCAGGGCCACCTCCGCTGGTGTTCCAATAAAGGCGCCACAGGCTCCGGCAATAGTTCCCATGGCCATGCTGTCCGTAATACCAGGATTCCGCTGGAACCTCTCCCGGAACAGATCGTTCAGGTAGGTGTACATGCCCAGTCGGCCCGTGGTGTAGGTGGCCTGTCGCAGCAGAGCAGCTCCGATGCCCTGGTACAGGGCCAGAGGTCCCTCCTTACTGACTATCGTCTGGATGCAGTGTAAGGAGCTGCGGTACTCCTTTTTGCCACTTCCAGCTCCTGAGATTTGCATGCGGGTCTTCACCTGTTAGAGGAATTTCACATAGTAAAACCAAGTCATATGACATTTCATTTAACAGGTGTCTTACCAAATCGAGGGGCTGCACCACCATCGTAGCTCCCATTCCCGACAGACcgccaaacaaaaactttatgGCATTAGAGGCCACTGCCTTTTTGGGCGCATCCTGGGCAGCCGTAGCGCTCATTTTTGCCGAACTTTTATTTGATTACACAACACTTGAGTAAATGCTCGATGTTTGCAAAATTTCCAGTTTGCGCTGCCCGGAAAACTCGACTCGCTGGCGGGGGGAATGTGGAAAATGCCgaggaaaatggaaaacaccTCTACCGTCCGATGGCACAATTAATAATGAATTTTTTCCGCCCGCACGCACTTGGCGAACAGCTGATATCGGCTtttgttcgtgtgggttttattttatttcctagatttatttttgcacCGCGTACGCGAATGTTGTTCAATGTCAAATGCGTCGACGCTTTTCTTTCTCccggttttatttttggcacaCTGGCACGTGCTGCTTGGCTGCTATTTGTTGCGTGGCCGCGTAATGTTTGGCATCAAtttcttgtatttatttttttagcctGCAGTTCAGAAATTTAGTGCAGccagcaacaaaaatacatttggaGACGACTGTTGTTAGTGGGACACAGCTAACAGCTGATGACGTGTGCGCGAGAGCGGAGGCGCGAGAGCAGGAGGGCTGCCAAGTGAGCTAAAAGAGTGTGTGAATAATATATTGTATCTTAACGAGTTtctcatttatatatatatgaaagccaagaaaatgattttaaataatatgttatacatattaatatttcttttgttCGCTACTAGTGCTTTAACTAAATACCTTTAATAACCCTTAAAAACTAGCTCTCTCTCTGCCAGTATGTGACAACCCTAGCCGCTCTCTTATGCATTCTACCTATCTCTCTCCCACCTACTGCATCCATTGAAAACGGTGTTGTTAAACGCCAAACAGCTGAGCGCCTTGGCCGCACTTTCAAATAAGAGAGCGCATCGTCTAATTAGTATTCGTTTGTATcgtagtgtttttttttttgcttacacAAATGATTCGCCCACACACAAGTTGAGTTTGTAAGATTTTTCACAGAACATCACCTttttgtacatatgtatgtatgtatgttttcTTTATCTCAATTATCGACGCAGGGCGCAGAAATGTTTGCTGCGGTTTTATCGTAATTGCGCTAACTAGAATCACAATTGGGCCAATTGTTGCGGTTTTTGATTCGTTTTAAGCAGCCGCTGCTAATAGAACTACAGTAAAAATCGGATGTaggtttgtaaataaaaaaagaaatgtggattttataaacatattttgttgttttcaataAGATATGGATTTTcgagaaaaatattttgtgtaaaacttgtttttataaattaataatttttagtatctttattatttgttttgtttatgctATACACGAATtctgtaaacaaaatattttacttaaccGTTATGCACTGTATtgaattttgttgtaattagATGTAATATAGCTGTTTTCGTTTTGAATTGTTAGCTCTTGAATGCTAATTACTAAGatcaatattttgattttgcagCAAATATGAACGCCAGCTAAATATTATTGCTTCCAACATGTTCGATAACCTCCACAAGGACGAATCGCTTTCAAAGTAGCATCTCGGATCAATAGTGAATTTCCCGTGAATTTACCAAATATAACAGTAAATGACGATGTAGCTTGTCGCATAACATATTATCATTAAATCGTATCCGTATCTCGGACGGGCATTCAATTGGGCGGGATTCATCCATCCAAGCGCATTACGCGCATTCGTTCCGCATTTCTCCTGCTGCCATCTAGTACCCATAACCCCCCTCCGCAAACGTCCTTGGTGCTGGCCCCCTCATTCAATCAAAAGCGACTCAACAGATTGCCTGTCGTTTGCCTGCCATTGGAGCTGAAGCAATTCCAATTCAATTTTAGCTGTGATGACGAAGCCGGCGACAACGCTTGCTCCAACAGggattttcgcattttttttgtaaaaaacgAATGGCGGTGGGCGGCAGGAGGTGGGCGTGATTTCCACCCAGCACATTGTAAGCAATCAGCGGAGGGAGGGCAAAAGACGAAACATCCAGCTGTCAGCGGGGCTGAAGATAAACACTACCTACCATACAGGACACTTCTCGGAGTCCTGCTCTCATTCTTGCACATTACACATACAACTCACGACAGGAACGGACCCCCAGTCATGCTTAATATGCTCCTACAGACTCTACAAACAAACATATTGTATTTCCTACAGATGCG
This genomic window from Drosophila gunungcola strain Sukarami chromosome 3R, Dgunungcola_SK_2, whole genome shotgun sequence contains:
- the LOC128251964 gene encoding mitochondrial 2-oxoglutarate/malate carrier protein is translated as MSATAAQDAPKKAVASNAIKFLFGGLSGMGATMVVQPLDLVKTRMQISGAGSGKKEYRSSLHCIQTIVSKEGPLALYQGIGAALLRQATYTTGRLGMYTYLNDLFRERFQRNPGITDSMAMGTIAGACGAFIGTPAEVALVRMTSDGRLPVAERRNYTNVANALARITREEGLTALWRGSLPTVGRAMVVNMTQLASYSQFKTYFRTGPLQMEEGIKLHFCASMLSGLLTTITSMPLDIAKTRIQNMKMVDGKPEYRGTADVLLRVARQEGVFALWKGFTPYYCRLGPHTVLTFILLEQLNQGYNKYVLGVDKSTGL